In Effusibacillus pohliae DSM 22757, the following are encoded in one genomic region:
- a CDS encoding response regulator, with translation MAIRVLLCDDHAILRDGLRSLLNGEPDMEVVGEAANGLQAIGEVRRLRPDVVLMDINMPELDGVEAVRQFRIECPTVRILILTMYNHDEYLFRTIQAGAQGYLLKDSPVREVIEAIRKVATGGSVLHPDVAQKLLDSYREQADEKKAADRLSPRERQVLAEMVQGLTNKEIAEQLFISETTVKLHISNIFRKLGVKSRSQAILYAVKERLF, from the coding sequence ATGGCCATCCGCGTGTTGCTGTGTGATGATCATGCAATTTTGCGCGACGGACTGCGCAGTTTGCTAAACGGTGAGCCTGATATGGAAGTGGTGGGCGAAGCGGCCAACGGGCTGCAGGCGATTGGAGAAGTCCGCCGGCTGCGCCCCGATGTGGTACTGATGGACATCAACATGCCGGAACTGGACGGGGTGGAAGCCGTCCGGCAATTCAGGATCGAATGTCCCACAGTACGGATCCTGATTCTCACCATGTACAATCATGACGAATACCTGTTTCGCACGATTCAAGCCGGTGCCCAGGGGTATCTGTTAAAAGACTCGCCGGTTCGCGAAGTGATCGAAGCGATTCGCAAAGTGGCGACCGGCGGCTCCGTACTGCACCCCGATGTGGCGCAAAAACTGCTTGACTCTTACCGGGAGCAGGCAGACGAAAAAAAAGCGGCCGACCGGCTGTCCCCGCGTGAACGTCAAGTTTTGGCCGAGATGGTGCAAGGGCTGACCAATAAAGAAATCGCGGAGCAATTGTTTATTTCCGAGACGACCGTGAAGCTGCATATCAGCAATATTTTTCGCAAACTGGGCGTGAAAAGCCGTTCCCAGGCCATTCTTTATGCTGTGAAGGAGAGGCTTTTTTAA
- a CDS encoding IS110 family RNA-guided transposase, translating into MDVLYSHCCGLDVHKKNVVACALTPEGKEIRTFSTMTRNLHELRDWILSKGCTHVAMESTGVLWKPVYNVLEPENLEIMVVNAKNIKNVPGRKSDVKDAEWIAGLLRHGLLTGSFIPKREQRENRELGRYRQSLIEERTRAINRVQKVLEGGNIKLSSVASNVLGKSSRAMLEAIIHGENDLDTLTDLAHGNMKASPEELKQALTGVIGSHQLLMLESLLRHIDFLNEEIEKLDKEIGERLRPFELELELLDTIPGVGRRTAELIVIECGTDMGQFPSAAHFVSWAGFAPGQNESAGKKKPAKTRKGNKKLRSGIVQASRAAARQKNTYLSSFYNRLARRVGKKRAAVATGRKILTIAYHVLKDKEPYKELGPNYYDERIKTRVINQAIKRLESLGCKVTIESVA; encoded by the coding sequence ATGGACGTTTTGTACAGTCATTGCTGTGGGCTTGACGTTCATAAAAAGAATGTCGTGGCCTGCGCCCTTACACCCGAGGGGAAAGAAATTCGCACCTTTTCGACGATGACTCGGAACTTACATGAGCTTAGGGACTGGATCTTGAGTAAAGGCTGCACACATGTTGCGATGGAAAGCACCGGTGTTTTATGGAAACCGGTCTATAATGTGTTGGAGCCAGAGAACCTCGAAATCATGGTGGTTAACGCCAAAAACATCAAGAACGTCCCCGGCCGTAAGTCTGACGTCAAAGACGCGGAATGGATCGCAGGGCTTCTCCGACACGGCCTTCTAACAGGCAGTTTCATCCCGAAACGGGAACAACGCGAGAACCGGGAGTTAGGCCGTTATCGCCAAAGCCTGATCGAAGAACGAACCCGCGCAATCAATCGCGTACAAAAAGTGTTGGAAGGCGGTAATATTAAACTTTCTTCGGTTGCCAGCAACGTACTTGGGAAATCCAGTCGAGCTATGCTCGAAGCAATCATTCACGGAGAGAATGACCTCGACACATTAACCGATCTGGCACATGGCAATATGAAAGCCTCACCGGAAGAATTAAAACAGGCGTTGACGGGTGTAATAGGTTCTCATCAGCTACTCATGCTCGAATCGCTACTGAGGCATATCGACTTCTTGAATGAAGAAATCGAGAAACTGGACAAGGAAATTGGAGAACGACTGCGCCCTTTTGAATTGGAACTGGAGCTGCTGGATACAATTCCCGGAGTGGGTCGGCGTACGGCTGAACTTATCGTGATTGAATGCGGTACTGATATGGGCCAATTCCCCTCTGCTGCTCATTTTGTTTCATGGGCAGGGTTCGCTCCAGGACAAAACGAAAGCGCCGGAAAAAAGAAACCAGCCAAAACCCGCAAGGGCAACAAAAAGCTGCGAAGTGGAATCGTACAGGCATCCAGAGCTGCCGCACGCCAGAAAAATACCTATCTGTCCAGTTTCTATAATCGCCTTGCGCGACGTGTTGGAAAAAAACGAGCAGCGGTTGCAACAGGCCGTAAAATTTTAACGATCGCGTACCATGTGCTTAAGGATAAGGAGCCTTACAAAGAACTGGGTCCCAACTATTACGATGAACGGATCAAGACGAGAGTCATCAACCAAGCAATTAAACGACTGGAATCACTCGGGTGTAAAGTTACCATTGAATCAGTAGCATAG